A single Uloborus diversus isolate 005 chromosome 7, Udiv.v.3.1, whole genome shotgun sequence DNA region contains:
- the LOC129225668 gene encoding uncharacterized protein LOC129225668 isoform X2 — protein sequence MMLCIHQKFSTYINRQITSKAIWNHLESMYDMAALHESEDLPFPNDEQLFDLPEEYDELIASQLGVEPERSTSEKELPKTNTALKVSKKLSSTKLKQNSTPVSTSKSTFVTPVVSKIGKNNIKNEPKSPTVENTAKLKFDTPVLKTNKVKRSSSPFSTKAVKPESAPVVKDEIDATVSKKSRSERSASPANTKRNSKLETSITNSASKKFLKQEQNSTIAKQGKSEAPDNNKKVKNEKEVANKKGKTLSTENNVKKKYDSGNGNKKKIDVETNSKKGDSVGNKQKLDAKNSSSTSKGSKADDTEHLVTPASRKSSPVVKGDANDNVKKGSKRQRAEDSSKKVTPVAKRRRT from the exons ATGATGCTTTGCATTCATCAAAAATTCAGTACCTACATTAATCGACAGATAACTTCAAAAGCCATATGGAATCATTTAGAATCTATGTATGATATGGCTGCATTG CATGAGTCAGAAGATCTCCCTTTTCCAAATGATGAGCAGCTTTTTGATCTACCAGAAGAATATGATGAATTGATTGCCAGCCAGCTTGGAGTTGAACCTGAACGTTCTACATCAGAAAAAGAGTTGCCAAAAACTAACACTGCCTTGAAAGTGTCAAAGAAACTATCTTCTACAAAGTTAAAGCAAAACAGTACCCCTGTTTCTACTTCCAAAAGTACTTTTGTCACTCCTGTTGTTAGTAAGATAggtaaaaataacattaaaaatgagCCAAAATCGCCAACAGTTGAAAATACTGCTAAATTGAAATTTGACACTCcagtattaaaaacaaataaggtgaaaaGATCTTCCAGTCCATTTTCAACGAAAGCTGTAAAACCTGAATCTGCACCAGTTGTTAAAGATGAAATAGATGCTACTGTGTCAAAAAAATCTAGGTCAGAGCGAAGTGCTAGTCCAGCTAACActaaaagaaattcaaaacttgaaactagtaTTACTAACTCAGCTTCTAAGAAGTTCCTTAAacaagaacaaaatagtactatTGCAAAGCAAGGAAAATCTGAAGCTCCTGATAAtaataagaaagtaaaaaacgaaaaagaagttgctaataaaaaaggaaaaacattgtctactgaaaataatgtaaaaaagaaatatgatAGTGGTAAtggtaataagaaaaaaattgatgtaGAAACAAATTCAAAGAAAGGTGACTCTGTTGGTAACAAGCAAAAACTTGATGCGAAAAATTCAAGCTCAACAAGTAAAGGGAGTAAGGCTGACGATACTGAACACCTTGTTACTCCAG cttccaGAAAATCATCTCCAGTAGTAAAAGGTGATGCAAATGACAATGTTAAGAAAGGTTCTAAAAGGCAAAGAGCAGAAGATAGTTCGAAAAAAGTAACTCCAGTTGCGAAACGTAGGAGAACCTAA